A genomic region of Gossypium hirsutum isolate 1008001.06 chromosome D01, Gossypium_hirsutum_v2.1, whole genome shotgun sequence contains the following coding sequences:
- the LOC107921121 gene encoding 28 kDa ribonucleoprotein, chloroplastic, whose amino-acid sequence MALLRLPHQFSLFPLQHKPQSISNNFSSIPNISSTCFLPPLSPLTTTLRFKATPFTSFILHFSATTQDPALEAKQEEEEEEEEEFSKTRLIAQNVPWSCTVEDIRSLFEKYGTVVDVELSMHNKTRNRGLAFVSMASPEEALAALNNLESYELEGRTLRLNYAKANKKKAAPPEKPKSVPAFNLFVANLSYEVRAKHLKEFFSSEGANVVSAEVIFHDSPRKSSGYGFVSFKSKKEADAAMSAFQGKMFMGRPIRVQRSRQFVKVQSDDGSLANNKSTESNNNSKEAAMD is encoded by the exons ATGGCTCTGCTTCGTCTTCCCCACCAATTTTCTCTCTTTCCTCTCCAACATAAACCTCAATCCATCTCCAATAACTTTAGCTCCATCCCAAACATCTCTTCTACTTGTTTTCTTCCTCCATTATCTCCTCTCACTACTACTCTTCGCTTCAAAGCTACACCGTTTACCAGTTTCATCCTCCATTTTTCTGCCACTACCCAAGACCCTGCTTTAGAAgcaaaacaagaagaagaagaagaagaagaagaagagtttTCGAAAACTAGATTGATTGCCCAGAACGTACCCTGGAGTTGTACCGTTGAAGACATTCGTTCTTTGTTCGAGAAATACGGCACAGTCGTAGATGTTGAG CTTTCTATGCATAACAAGACAAGAAATAGGGGATTGGCATTTGTTTCAATGGCTTCACCTGAGGAGGCTCTTGCGGCTCTTAATAATCTTGAGTCATAT GAATTAGAGGGTCGTACTTTAAGGCTCAATTATGCTAAAGCTAACAAGAAGAAAGCTGCTCCACCTGAGAAACCCAAGTCAGTGCCAGCATTCAACTTGTTTGTAGCAAATCTTTCATATGAAGTAAGGGCTAAACATCTTAAGGAGTTCTTCAGTTCTGAGGGTGCTAATGTTGTTTCTGCTGAAGTTATATTTCATGATAGTCCAAGAAAGTCATCTGGTTATGGCTTTGTCTCTTTCAAATCCAAGAAAGAAGCCGATGCAGCAATGTCTGCTTTCCAAGGGAAG ATGTTCATGGGAAGACCAATCCGAGTGCAACGTAGCAGACAATTCGTGAAAGTTCAATCAGACGATGGTTCCCTGGCCAATAATAAATCGACTGAGTCGAACAATAATTCGAAAGAGGCGGCCATGGATTAA